The Argiope bruennichi chromosome X2, qqArgBrue1.1, whole genome shotgun sequence sequence TCAATCTTTCATCCATTTTCCCtttattactaatataaatattttgcctttAGATATATTAATCTCATGGCTTGTAcaacattcttaaataaaaaagcagatatttttatagataaaacgAAAGTATAGTATTCTGTTGACTGCTTATTtggcaaaagaatttttatagtatcatattataattcaaataattgagAACTACTACCGTTTTCCGTCAAATGATTTTTCGAGTACAAATTGAGTGCTTTCTATTTTGGTTCTAAAAAGAGCAGACGAAAATGTATATGGTAATATTTTCCCTAATGTTTCAAGGTCTAATAATGGCCTCATTAAGAAGCCAAAAACACTGAACGTCAGAAACAACATAAAATGAAGACTTATGCATTCTTTTCGGAAttcaatatctttgaaaaaattcattctcTCGCATTAACTTGTTTAAGGAAAGTCTCTTCTAATCCCTCTAGATTTTGTCATAACAGCAAAAATATAAAgtctgtttaagatattattatagGACATGAAATGCATATCGATATCAAGTGcatgaagaaaaaagaagttgCTGTTCCTTgatttgttttagtttaaattagtCACGTTGCCatcttattttgaattcaattcaagataattttaagaTAGATATCTTAAAACGTGACGAGATGACATAGATGATACGCCCCCCCCCCCTCAGGACCTCGCGCTCCTTTATCAGTATCACACCAGAAAGAGAAGCTTAGACATTGTCGGCAGATTTAATATGAACTCGCCCATGGTTTGCTGGTAAAATCGGGTTTTGAAACAGAAACCATCTGGTGCCCGGTTCATTAATTGACGTCACCTGCTAATTGATATGCAAGTGATTCCctcatgtgaaatttttttaaaaatcaagccaGCTTATATACTTTCTCAGATTGCAATGTAGGATTTCTTAAGAGAACTCATTTTTCAGTACAGTTTTATTTGGCAACTGctggaaattaatattaataagaaaaagtcCAATTCAAAAACTGTTTCGCACTTATCATGTTATGTCCATTCCATTGAAAGGCATGGCACGGGTCTCGGACCTCGAACCATCCTGTTCCGAAGCCaaaatcttaccaccaggccatcaaGGAGGTTAAATGTGAAGTGAAAGTACCTATAGCGGGGGAGGTAGTGGTAAGAAATTTCTCCATGCGCTATTCATGGGATGTTtgtacgaaataaaatattagtgttcTTATTTCCCATTTCAAAGTTAATTACGCCGAAGGTGACAAACAAAGATACAATGCACTTCGGAACTGTTTACATTACAGCGTTTATGGGAAAAAAGAAGTTCCATTTACAATCAAATAACAACGGAAGTGGGtgcataaaaaaactttaatttaaagcatttttcacataaatttttaaattccaaacaacaaagtaataagaatatttcaaattataaaaccaAATTCAAAGAGAAAtgacttgattaaaaaaattgaaatcgctCCTTTTTGAGCATAAATACGTATAGAACACAAGAGTTAGCTGAGAACGCAAGTTACAAACTATTTTCACTGTTATCTTCTGTCGACATGTCACTGCTGGGAACTTCTTGAACTTGAGGTAAAACTATGAAAACTGGCCTATTTCTTGTGGATGTGCCGAGATTTGGACGATCGGAAATCATTGCTGTGTTTACATGGTGCTGCATTTCTCGGTTTGCAGTAGATGCCTCCGAGGGGATTTCCTTAAAGGACAAatgagatgaataaaatatttaacaagaaatACCAGTTAATTGAAATATCCTATGACAAAGttaacttatttcatattttattgaaatcgtGTCCAGTACAATCGAAATAAAGCGATGAAAAATTTGTAGCGTATAATTGCTGTTTGATTCAAAAACTGTAAACACATATCGGTAAAATTCGCAAcatcttcacaaaatttatatccaaattctttattaattgcaCATCTTTTAAATAGCTCATAATTTATAACGCAAGAAAGCGATATTTTATCATCCAGATGTgcctatttaatttctttcttggttctaatctttaaagaaattgtttgattttcaaaatagaaatgacttcttttagcactttttttcttttttagcacttcctcttagttttatttttatctgaatgaaGATagcagaaatattcattttttaaatctgtttctgTTCAGTTTGAGAGTCTATcaaattgaaaacaaagaaatgacAAGATTTCCCTTCCTACGTACGTTTGACAAAAAATATGTTCTAGACTATTTTAATAAGGTTGGAAAACGATATTGTAATTCGAATCTACTTCTACGAAAAATACTTCTGAATATTAAAGGTAACAAGACCCAAAACATGTCAATAatatatacttgaaaaataaaccTCTTGTAAAAACAGAACTTATTTATAGTGCAGTAGCACAATTATCTTGAAATTGGAACGCTTCTGCTCGGGCTGAGGAAATTTGACTTTCAAAGgttcaaaacattaaaagcaaCTTATTTCTGTTTCTAACATATCTATTAAAGGGATTCTATAAAATGTTCTTTCAATGAAAGAAGATTTTTGTCCAGCAGAGGAAATAACTGAGAGTTACTAAGAATTAGTGAAAACAAATCGCGATGCGTTTTTTAAACAGAACTGTAAAAAAGCTCATTTCATGGAATATTGGCATGTGTTTCCGTAACCGAATCGATAAATCCTCTAATGAGTTtgttaaactttataaatatgtaaaatgaattaaattaaaatctatttcacaAATCATTGTCATTTTGttcaattattagaatatttagttTCATACATATTCATTTGTTAAATGACAAGAAAAGTGTTTCAACAATGGATgtgttataataatttcattggtACAGAAGTGACATAATTATAAATGGAACAGAAATTTTCTGGCGGTGTAGcaataaagaaactttaaatgcTCTGTAAGTGTGGAAAGACCCTGTTTCGTACGGATGTGATCGTAAAGGtgccaactgacccattgtaTTACCCTTGTGGTCGGGAGCTTCCCGCAAATTGTCTCTTAAACAtcaaagaaaacaacaaggggaaagagggcaaaatggGCTGGTCTCAAGGCACACACGGGTCGTCGGAAAGGGCTTAAGAGAGTTTAATTACCTCTTCCATCTGATTTTCTCTAGCAGACTCTGCGTTAGATGAAAACAGGTTTTCCAGTTCAGAAAGTCGTTCCAAATTTCCTAAATACTGACCGTCAGCACAATAGGAAATAAGTGTGGCCACAGTGCATTGTTTTCGGCAGCATTCGTCTACCACACCAGAGTCAATAGCAGTTGAAAGTTGACCGTCTTCTACTGAGAATTCCTGTACCGCTTCTCGTCGGGagaacaaaactgaaaaaaatattttggatattagcgaatgttaagaaaatataaccaaaaattttacatatatatttttgaactttagtcagaaatctgtatttattttaatgagggTAATGTCTCCTTTTGAAGCAGTGCGAGGAATATTTTCAGATGGATTTCAAGATTCTAAGTTATAGTTAGAATATGCGGACGAAATCTGCACTGGTTGTCTTCTTGAGACTTCCAAACCACATTAGAAAAATGGACATTTGTTTCGGAAGAATATTTTGTTCTCTTTCTGAATGTTGTAGCTTTGAATGAAGTGAATGGCATTCACTGCataaaacaaatgttgaaattaaaaactgatgtaataaaataagttaGAATCGAAATCTCCAGCTAAAAAGGCATACAatttttgaaagggaaaaaataaattattgaaagttaaatgttttattattcttatCGCGAATgctactttatttaataattatttcattaaacgaAACAagcctaaaatataaaaatgagttgTTGGTCAACTGAAAAAAAGACTGTTCCaattttttacttacaaaaatctttcaaaagtaATTGAAAGTTATTGAAAAACGTGTCTGATTAGAAACTAAACTTTtcgttatgaaaattatttattttataattgtctaGAGACTTATACAAATCTAAAGATTTACATGTTACATGCAATATACTTCATATTTGAGAATATGTGcgttataaacaaaataattcgatttatttttacaaatcctaaattataaaaaattgataagaatttatttataaaaaaaattagaacgtAAATTACAGACAATATTACACATACTATTTCATTCagaaatacaagaaatataataatatttataatatttattttgaaaaaaaaaccttagctttcaaagttttataaaagacatCTGTCATATTATTGTTCCAtctctttatattattttgttacctTTCACCTATTTTCAATGTTAAATGCGAGATATTTGTGTATCgatatattttgtgaatatttgtaTAGAATGACTCTGCTGAAAAGTGGGACTGACGACTTTTGACATATCAGACGAATCTGATTTGATAAATGAAGAGATCACGTGAgttaaaatttgctaaatttagCTGCCATTTGTACCTTCCTAACattttattgaagataaattaatcatgaaaaatatgttaaaaatgcgCCAAGTTTAACACGATCCTATTTATTACAATTCTATTATTTGTCTACGCTGCACTCTCCTTTTGAAAGTTTTCCCTTCTCAATAAATGCATACGTCTGGCTGAAATTCAACTCATGAGAGCCAAGCCCCTTATTTGTTGTTACTATTATTTACAGACGTTTTAATGAGTTGTTCTTTTATCacaattctaatttgaaataaatattccataCATTTTTAATGAGAAGTGCTTTAGTACTTAAATGAAACTGTTGATAATCCCAAAAcgggattttaaaataattttcttcgaaTTCAAAAATCcccttgaaaattaaaatatacagttCATATCTTGGGTTATTTGTTGAATAAACTAAAGGCAAACATTTGTTGTTGGctcattgaataatatttgcttttgaaGACATGTGAACACTTATTGTTCAAACTTATAtgcattactttaaataatttttatgctatgaTCGAAAGTAACCCATCAAAATATTGTCCTGCTAGAAAGAATACAGTAGGAGGTAAAttgccacaacaaatcctgtcgatactgttACGTTCTGTGGTGGTGGAGTGTCGGCTATATGCAAGAAGAAGTAGGAggtaaattcagaaaaaaaaaatgaattcaaatgtcatttcattataacaatttaattttgttttcacgttcatttctaaattattttaggaTTATGTATTTAGGGTCAAGCATTCCATTTTTGTCTTCAGcattaaattttcgaaatgatTTGATATtcgattatttacaagaagatatagtcaaatgaatgaatgaaggatatttaatcaaaattgttcTTTCAGGGATATAATCGAAGATTTACTTGGAATGAAcatttctgatttcaaatgaattttggtGCAATAAATTTCTTTGTAAGGCTTCCGTACAATGACTTACTGCTTTATCTGATCAACACCCATTTGGAAGTCACACCCCAAAGTTTTTGGGTGAGCTTCGAAATTTTGGTCGGTGGCTAACAATTCACACGACTCTAACAGCAGAGCATATTCAAGAGGAATATCCTTGGGTTTCGAAATCGAAGTTTGCCGATCACGATCCATTTCTAAACACACTGGTTTCATTACATTTAAGGTTTGAATAATGTATTACACTACAAGCAAGATGTCGTAGTCtcagtttattttaaagatcACTTGATGTTTACGAGACATCCATAGGAGGATTATcatgaaatgtcaaaatatcaattCTTCAATAACTCTGAtaaagatttcaagaaaatggAAGACATGAATTTCTCAGCATTTCCTTTCCATTACTTTAAAGAATTCTTTGGTGCCATGTGtaagaaaaatagcaaatttgTATGAATATCGAGATTCTGTAAAAGAAtattgtatatgtaaaaaatgatgaaaatcagAATTGAAATGGAATATAACAATTTGGAAAAAGCTTCTTTGaatccatcaaaaaaaaaaaatattcccggcttaatgcagaaataaattttaaaaaatcttccttttCCATGTTTTCTGAAAATGGCATGAATCGATAtgtaacagaatatttttcaggcgatacatttttttccaaatttctatgtgaaatttatacaaatgaattCCCTTAGGTATTTATTGACCTAGAAAACGAAGATGGAAGTTCAGGATGttgaaacttttcaaatcttGTGCCTCATTTCTGGATTTCTGATGCGCTCTACGATGGTTTGCAATACTTTTAGAAGTAGATGGTAAGCTGTAATGAAATCCTGTGCTACCATTTCAATAGTAGATACTAATGAATTTTCTCTATGTTGCCTTACTGGCCGATGTATAATATTCGTTTGAATGATATTCATTGCAAATTATTATTGACAGATATTATTCTAGCAAATctcaataatacttttaattttaagagatcATCTCATTTTCCATTCTTACGGAAAAGTATACATATTATCAAGCATAATGATACTGGATATTTCAAAGCACTATAGgacataaaagtatatattattgcACCACTCTTAGATGAAATGTTCttcaaaaatagtttgaatttgaTGCAACACACTGAACAGAGggttatcattcaaaattttgctttttaatgccttttcttttcttttaatacatcATATCATACTTTTAATACATCATCATATACTTTCTTTTAATACATCATATCGAAGCCTGATAATAATAagtctttcatttattattgttcTAGCTGATTTGGTGGTTGTGGGTTTATGGAACAAGAAcattatttcctttgaaaaacCTGAGCTGAGGTGCGGGGAGCAAGAGCAACTCAGATCAATGAGGAAAACATACAGCAAAATGACAGTAAGCGTCATGTGGAGAGTAACATAGAAGGCGAGTTACAAAAGACGATATAATTTCCTTCTCATGTAACACAAATGCTGACCAATGATCGTTGAAAGGTCTTCCAAAGTGGCATCTCACAACTGAATGCAACTCGTTGCTATTGTAGGTTTGTAGCCTTGTTAGGCCAAATAATGAGGACGTTTATACTATTTCCTTAGAAATCTTATTAATACTTACGCAGTTTGCTAAAGATtactttaaattgatttaaaaattataataagatgtAAATAATCATGAAgatataaacaacaaaaatgaaatacttttcctGCTCCGTGTTATAAAATTGGCGAAATATGAAAgaaccaaaataaatattgatgttaCTTCTAATTTCTATTGTAATTTCTTGGTTTGttttaaacacacacaaaatCAGGTAAAAATATTAGGTTTTGCGCATGTGACTTTTTGAATAGAATTCAATATCATCAAAAGAATAGTAAGCTTCGGCGCAATAATGCAAATTGCCTTGTGTAACCAAGTAGGAGCTTGATAACGGGTATGCAACATTTTCAAACTTGTACTTCATTTCAAAGTATAATCTTCTTCTTTCCCCGTTGCTTTGGAGCCGACGAAAAGGTGGGGGCGCACCTCCGGTGttgccctcgtcatctgaacaaagttaaaaattacgaaaatcgCCTAGAAGCGGGATGCTCATCAGACACACTaaacataatgaaattaatttaaaatctttttatgtattgcagattttatttatttttccttttctattcttttattattttattttctattttttttttttttttacatttaaaaaaagaagaatatttgaaatacatttcattcaagatattctaattttaaataaattttaaatctagaaaattgTTTACGTACCaaaatgagtaaaattaaatcaagatATTAAAGGTATTCTTTTTACATCAGTAGATATCCAATAACACCAAAAcgaatttgttttctaaataataGAGCCCCCAAGTCTTTCTAATACTTGTTAAATAGTCAGCGTCACCAGAATTcctttgaaacatttaataacaataaaaataacaaatttctaaaatatctcaGGTGgatggatataaaatattaaaatttgtgaatattgTAACGTTTTGTAAACAAAAACAATGTCAGATGCCAGAAAAATACACCAAGAAGAAGTAAACAAAGAACTTACTTGATTTCTTAGCTGCCGGCGAATGAAATCCTCCATAGTGTTGGCACATGAAATGCAACAAATCAGCTAATCGTTTTCCGCAAATTCTCACACTCTGAACGGAGTCAGAGTGAAGGAAAGAAACAAAGGCGAAAcacaaaacaaacattttgaagGAACTGCAAATCATATTTACCGTGTTTCGATAGAGGAGGTCCTCTgtgttttagaaaagaaatgtttGCGCTCTTACCCTCCGAGGTGTCCACTTATATAGTGCAATCAGATAGGTTTGGGGTGACCCTATCCACCTACGCTTTAAATTGGCCACTGAAACATAATAATGAACAATCTGAGATTTCGGTAAAAATAGTCATATAACTGCGGAGTATTTTACGGCTGATTGGAGGGAATCAGATTATAGAATCGGTAAATATATGATCTATATGCGGAGCAAAGAATCAGTATGAAACTCAATTTAGTTTAGAAACTCAATAATAGAAGCT is a genomic window containing:
- the LOC129959924 gene encoding uncharacterized protein LOC129959924; amino-acid sequence: MICSSFKMFVLCFAFVSFLHSDSVQSVRICGKRLADLLHFMCQHYGGFHSPAAKKSILFSRREAVQEFSVEDGQLSTAIDSGVVDECCRKQCTVATLISYCADGQYLGNLERLSELENLFSSNAESARENQMEEEIPSEASTANREMQHHVNTAMISDRPNLGTSTRNRPVFIVLPQVQEVPSSDMSTEDNSENSL